The stretch of DNA TCCTTATGCACAATTTGAATCTGTAGGTTATAATCTCATAGTTCTTTCTTTGTTGTGACCATGCATGCTTTACCCAAAGAGcccatgtatatatttttatttccttaaacACCCTTGTCATCAGATGGTCTAAAaggcatatttttatattaaactagatttcatagaaaatatttaaagacttttattatattattgggTATTAGttttatggattgattttggtAGAAATTTGTAAGtgtttaaaattatgtttttaaaacactttaagcctattataTGTAATAAATCTTGgatagttttaaattagatatgatgaGTAATTTACGATGATTcttaatataagtattattaagaatattttatgaattaatattgcttaagaaatttatgacttCCTACTAGATTATATATTGGCAGTATTAAATTagtgttttaataatagtttatcgagatatgagttttaattacaattatgttaattttcgaaatgagtttaagttgttttgccatacttgataaaattatattataataagttaagattatttgtaatgataatatatttattagatttcggATAACTATATAGTTACCAATGCCAATTCCGTAGTATGAATTTAAGTAGATGGAGAGTTTTAACAgttcttttagaagtttagtaacgTTTAGTGtttcttataggtgacgattgatattcATTCAGCACGATTGTGGAAAGattaagaaaagttaaaaagtccaggtaagtggagttcttatgctagatttgtataaaaaaaaatgaattggggttggtttgtaaaaatgtgcatattattttaaaaagaaaatgtgaaaaaacaactcagtatatgttttgcattcactcatgagatacatatgaaagaaaaaataaatgcttttgacatgaatagtgtagacatgagcagtatttgacatgtttctaaaATACGCAAAAGAGCGAATACAATATCTGTATATTGTTGtacatataatatgaaaatgatttgggtttgtttatgatcaaatggaaatgatatgaatatgttcaacaagtggtttgatatgatatgaatatgaaaaacctttggcattcttatatgttttgattatgattctgaatatggttctgatatggtgatATTGGTTCACTTGATATGGTTGGTATCaatgtgatatgatatgatataagtgcacctactttggaaataaaatggtcttttatgtgttctttcctatgTGCGCACTTGGGGAGATTGCAAAATGGGAAGtctcacaatatgatactgcctgatttggccaccggggatagcataaccttaccacaggggttaaacatggtatataatttgatatgatatgataagatgaagatgttcagttatgttatgccaaagtatttttgaatatgaaaagtgtctttaaatatgaacagtttgttttttgttttgattttctgataacatgtttctgagatctgcatatgaaaatgaaatattttgtttctgcatactaaactttctgaaaaggctcatgtttacatactaatatatattctctgcttattgagttgttgataattcaccccTTATTTCCatgacattttttaaatattttgatgatacACTTGGGGATTAAGACTAGAAATCAAATATAAGGCTACGTAAGCATAATGAAATAAGTACAAATATGGTACTTTGGTTATCtaaacattttattcaatagttctatttttgctttgtcgattgggtattttggaaggttggggtttattttgagatttagattATTCATATTGGAGTAGTTGATTTGAAACAGTGAGTTGTATGCGTCATTAAAAACTTTGGAGTCTATAACTAAATGATTGAGACATGATTTTGAGTGACTAGTAGTAACTCTCCTACCCATTTGGGATCGAGGTGTTACATTCGCCTCATCAACATGTTACAAGGAAAGACGATAAGATCTGAGGAAAAGTTGACGGCCAGGATAGAGAGCTTGCAGGAGGACGTGGAGGACCAGCCCATTGCAGTGATTGTGAAGGGATTGAGCTGGGTCGGCGAGATGAATGGGGAAGTAAACAGAGCTCTGGACAAACATAAGGAAGAAATGGCGGGTATTTTGGAAGAGATGTATAGGCTGAGGTTGAGCACGCTTAAGGAGTTGGTCGGAATATTGATGCCGAAGCAGGCGGTGGATTTCTTGGTGGTGGGTAAGAAGCTTCACCTATGTGTGCAAGAGTGGGGCAAAAGGAGGGAAGACCTGAGGCATGACAGAGAGGAAATTATATCATGAAAATGAGTACTA from Juglans regia cultivar Chandler chromosome 4, Walnut 2.0, whole genome shotgun sequence encodes:
- the LOC108980642 gene encoding protein DELAY OF GERMINATION 1-like; amino-acid sequence: MDEPPTSRTLETPPSPNPTRLSMTDSNEHNLSQLAQKCIKHFQDYADMRSQLAHNDVSAFFISPCWCTDWENCMLWLSGCRPSQYIRLVYALSGLEIAAQLDDSNSPTHLGSRCYIRLINMLQGKTIRSEEKLTARIESLQEDVEDQPIAVIVKGLSWVGEMNGEVNRALDKHKEEMAGILEEMYRLRLSTLKELVGILMPKQAVDFLVVGKKLHLCVQEWGKRREDLRHDREEIIS